A genome region from Syntrophaceae bacterium includes the following:
- a CDS encoding PspC domain-containing protein has product MEEKNVLHTFKRSRTDRWLGGICGALGARTPIPSWTWRLLFALLFLIYGTGLLLYILLWIFVPQEPETQAGG; this is encoded by the coding sequence ATGGAAGAGAAGAACGTTCTGCACACCTTCAAGCGGTCCCGGACGGATCGCTGGCTGGGGGGGATATGCGGGGCCCTGGGCGCACGCACGCCGATCCCGTCCTGGACCTGGCGGCTGCTTTTCGCCCTGTTGTTCCTCATCTACGGGACGGGCCTGCTGCTCTACATCCTGCTGTGGATCTTCGTGCCGCAGGAGCCGGAAACGCAGGCCGGAGGATGA
- a CDS encoding zinc ribbon domain-containing protein, translating into MPIFEYRCAKCKKTFETLVFGNQEVSCPTCKGKKVKKLMSAFSHSSDGKFTSSAGPGCGSCSATSCGPS; encoded by the coding sequence ATGCCGATTTTCGAGTATCGATGCGCGAAGTGCAAAAAGACGTTTGAGACCCTCGTCTTCGGGAACCAGGAGGTGTCCTGCCCGACGTGCAAGGGCAAGAAGGTGAAGAAGCTCATGTCGGCCTTCAGCCACTCGAGCGACGGCAAGTTCACGAGCTCCGCGGGACCGGGCTGCGGGTCCTGCAGCGCCACCAGCTGCGGCCCCTCCTGA
- a CDS encoding radical SAM protein, which yields MSEPSYLKLHREGVLRQRARQALERLRECRMCPRRCGVNRLEDEQGFCQTGRRAMVSSAGPHFGEEAPLVGTYGSGTIFFSSCNLLCSFCQNYDISHLREGNEVDAARLADAMLRLARGGCHNINFVTPSHVVPQILEALVLAVEGGLNVPLVYNTGGYDAVETLALLDGVFDIYMPDFKFWDNAWAERLCWAGDYRERAMEALREMHRQVGDLEIDASGVAVRGLLVRHLVMPGGVAGTEGVMRFLATEISRDTYVNVMDQYRPCWEAQKTPAINRRITREEYEQALEAARQAGLHRLDDRVRTRLARF from the coding sequence TTGTCTGAGCCGTCCTATTTGAAGCTGCATCGCGAAGGCGTGCTGCGGCAGCGTGCGCGCCAGGCCCTGGAGCGTCTGCGCGAGTGCCGCATGTGCCCCCGCCGCTGCGGGGTGAACCGCCTGGAGGACGAGCAGGGCTTCTGCCAGACCGGCCGCAGGGCCATGGTCTCCAGTGCAGGGCCGCATTTCGGCGAGGAGGCGCCGCTGGTGGGCACGTACGGCTCGGGCACCATCTTCTTCAGCTCCTGCAATCTCCTTTGCTCTTTCTGCCAGAACTATGATATCAGCCACCTGCGGGAAGGCAACGAGGTCGATGCGGCTCGTCTGGCCGACGCCATGCTGCGGCTGGCCCGGGGCGGCTGCCACAACATCAACTTCGTGACCCCCAGCCACGTGGTGCCCCAGATCCTCGAGGCGCTGGTCCTGGCCGTCGAGGGCGGCTTGAACGTCCCGCTGGTCTACAACACCGGCGGCTACGACGCCGTCGAGACCCTCGCGCTCCTCGACGGGGTCTTCGACATCTACATGCCCGACTTCAAGTTCTGGGACAACGCGTGGGCCGAGCGCCTCTGCTGGGCCGGCGACTACCGGGAGCGGGCCATGGAGGCCCTGCGGGAGATGCACCGGCAGGTGGGAGATCTCGAGATCGACGCATCCGGTGTCGCCGTCCGGGGGCTTCTCGTGCGGCACCTCGTCATGCCCGGCGGCGTGGCGGGAACGGAAGGGGTCATGCGGTTCTTGGCCACGGAGATCTCGAGGGACACCTACGTCAACGTCATGGACCAGTACCGGCCCTGCTGGGAAGCGCAGAAGACCCCGGCGATCAACCGCCGGATCACCCGCGAGGAGTACGAGCAGGCGCTGGAGGCGGCCCGGCAGGCGGGGCTGCACCGGCTGGACGACAGAGTACGCACACGATTGGCACGTTTTTAG
- a CDS encoding YbhB/YbcL family Raf kinase inhibitor-like protein produces MEIKSSAFGNGEMIPVKYTCDGADFSPPLEWTAGPAGTKSFALICDDPDAPMGTWVHWVIYDIPPTTLMLAEGITREKELPGGGTQGINDFRKIGYGGPCPPGGTHRYFFRLYALDTVLGLKPGITKDQLLKAMKGHILAEAQTMGTYKR; encoded by the coding sequence ATGGAGATCAAGAGCAGCGCGTTCGGCAACGGCGAGATGATCCCGGTGAAGTACACCTGCGACGGCGCCGATTTCTCGCCGCCCCTGGAGTGGACGGCAGGTCCGGCCGGCACGAAGAGCTTCGCCCTGATCTGCGACGACCCCGATGCCCCCATGGGGACCTGGGTGCACTGGGTGATCTACGACATCCCGCCGACCACGTTGATGCTCGCCGAGGGGATCACCCGCGAGAAGGAGCTTCCCGGCGGGGGCACGCAGGGGATCAACGACTTCCGGAAAATCGGCTACGGGGGGCCCTGTCCCCCGGGCGGGACGCACCGGTACTTCTTCAGGCTCTACGCCCTGGACACCGTGCTGGGCCTCAAGCCGGGGATCACGAAGGACCAGCTCCTGAAGGCCATGAAGGGCCACATCCTGGCCGAGGCGCAAACGATGGGAACGTACAAAAGATAG
- a CDS encoding NTPase: MRKNLLITGLPGTGKTTLIRRVLDRLPTGVAASGFFTAEIREAGERVGFTVNALDGRTATLAHVRAGGRARVGRYGVDVAGFEGLALPLLEPGKAGLYVIDEIGKMECFSAAFCRMVAALLDSASPVLATVALRGGGFIAGVKTRDDVALFEVTVKNRDRLCDEIARLLQERLR, translated from the coding sequence ATGAGGAAGAACCTGCTCATCACCGGGCTGCCCGGGACGGGGAAAACAACATTGATCCGACGGGTCCTCGACCGGCTCCCGACGGGTGTCGCGGCATCCGGTTTCTTCACCGCCGAGATCCGCGAGGCGGGCGAGCGGGTCGGGTTCACCGTGAACGCCCTCGACGGGCGGACGGCGACCCTGGCCCACGTGCGGGCCGGGGGCAGGGCGCGCGTCGGCCGCTACGGCGTCGACGTGGCAGGCTTCGAGGGTCTGGCGCTCCCGCTTCTCGAGCCCGGCAAGGCGGGGCTCTACGTCATCGACGAGATCGGGAAGATGGAGTGCTTCTCCGCAGCCTTCTGCCGGATGGTCGCGGCCCTGCTCGATTCGGCCTCCCCGGTGCTGGCGACGGTGGCGCTCAGGGGCGGGGGCTTCATCGCCGGGGTGAAGACCCGTGACGATGTCGCCCTCTTCGAAGTGACCGTGAAAAACCGCGATCGGCTCTGCGACGAAATCGCCCGCTTGCTGCAGGAGCGGCTGCGCTGA